One genomic segment of Longimicrobium sp. includes these proteins:
- a CDS encoding polysaccharide deacetylase family protein, with protein sequence MEKPFTFRDRLNNWASRKIPVKRARSRLTRPLASVTFDDFPKSAWTAGGTILRGFGARGTYFASGRYCGIEEYGIEYYDADDLRAVHAAGHEVGSHTFFHRYVPEVLSRDLVADARRNAEFVRGILGDVTLSSFAFPFGDVSPRTKLLYSRLYPCCRGIRPGVNAGVLDLAQLWAVPLEVRHWTAEQVEERVEEARRQNGWIVFFTHDVSETPAPYGCTPAMLEHALHTVASAGMPVLPIREALREATGA encoded by the coding sequence ATGGAGAAGCCGTTCACCTTTCGCGACCGCCTGAACAACTGGGCCAGCCGCAAGATCCCCGTCAAACGCGCGCGCTCGCGGCTCACCCGGCCGCTGGCCAGCGTGACCTTCGACGATTTCCCGAAGTCGGCGTGGACGGCGGGCGGGACCATCCTCCGCGGCTTCGGGGCGCGGGGCACCTACTTCGCGTCGGGCCGGTACTGCGGCATCGAGGAATACGGGATCGAGTACTACGACGCCGACGACCTGCGCGCGGTGCACGCGGCCGGGCACGAGGTGGGCTCCCACACCTTCTTTCACCGCTACGTTCCCGAGGTGCTGTCGCGCGACCTGGTGGCCGACGCCCGCCGCAACGCCGAATTCGTCCGCGGCATCCTGGGCGACGTCACCCTGTCGAGCTTCGCCTTTCCCTTCGGCGACGTGTCTCCGCGCACCAAGCTGCTCTATTCGCGGCTCTATCCCTGCTGCCGCGGGATCCGCCCCGGCGTCAACGCGGGCGTGCTGGACCTGGCGCAGCTGTGGGCGGTGCCGCTGGAGGTGCGGCACTGGACGGCGGAGCAGGTGGAGGAGCGGGTGGAGGAGGCACGGCGGCAAAACGGGTGGATCGTCTTCTTTACCCACGACGTTTCCGAAACGCCCGCTCCGTACGGGTGCACGCCGGCCATGCTGGAGCACGCGCTGCACACCGTTGCGTCGGCGGGGATGCCGGTGCTTCCCATCCGCGAAGCGCTCCGCGAGGCCACGGGAGCGTAG
- a CDS encoding GNAT family N-acetyltransferase has product MNFFSTDTFLDALAAARFPGRRCQPVLVSVEGAVYRVLDVEGTAVTQVPFLDLLEPVADAAPSGQRPLGWIPVALRGNVTLAEWRSAGAPPECEPCPYLRWADYPATWDEAAQRLPHGSDIRRKQRKLEGEVGPPRYVGDDPDPAALRLCLEWKSHQYRATGHLDQFADPRNVALFERLRDAGALVVSSLYAGERLAAVHLGVADEGRFLSWIPAYDASLQKYSPGRILQHRMMEDRFRRGDREFDFLIGDEEYKYHYATHVRIAGPVGTPPLSLRARRAAKGVARAALQGTGLLGGAKQLKRWLRERAQAR; this is encoded by the coding sequence ATGAACTTCTTTTCGACCGACACGTTCCTCGACGCGCTGGCCGCGGCCCGCTTTCCGGGGCGGCGGTGCCAGCCGGTGCTGGTCTCGGTGGAGGGCGCCGTGTACCGCGTCCTCGACGTGGAGGGCACGGCCGTCACGCAGGTGCCCTTCCTGGATCTCCTGGAGCCGGTCGCGGACGCCGCACCGTCCGGGCAGCGGCCGCTGGGGTGGATTCCCGTGGCGCTGCGCGGAAACGTCACCCTGGCCGAGTGGAGATCCGCCGGTGCGCCGCCGGAGTGCGAGCCCTGCCCGTACCTTCGCTGGGCCGACTACCCCGCCACCTGGGACGAAGCGGCCCAGCGGCTGCCTCACGGCTCCGACATCCGCCGCAAGCAGCGGAAGCTGGAAGGGGAGGTCGGCCCGCCGCGGTACGTGGGCGACGACCCCGACCCCGCCGCCCTGCGCCTGTGCCTGGAGTGGAAGTCGCACCAGTACCGCGCCACGGGCCACCTGGACCAGTTCGCCGATCCCCGCAACGTGGCGCTGTTCGAGCGCCTGCGGGACGCAGGCGCGCTGGTGGTCTCTTCGCTCTACGCGGGCGAGCGGCTGGCGGCCGTCCACCTCGGCGTCGCGGACGAGGGGCGGTTCCTGTCGTGGATCCCCGCCTACGACGCCTCGCTGCAGAAGTACTCGCCCGGCCGCATCCTGCAGCACCGGATGATGGAGGACCGCTTCCGGCGCGGGGACCGCGAATTCGATTTCCTGATCGGCGACGAGGAGTACAAGTACCACTACGCCACGCACGTGAGGATCGCGGGCCCGGTGGGCACCCCGCCCCTCTCGCTCCGCGCGCGCCGCGCGGCCAAGGGGGTGGCCCGCGCGGCGCTGCAGGGGACGGGGCTGCTGGGCGGCGCCAAGCAGCTGAAGCGGTGGCTCCGGGAGCGGGCCCAGGCGAGGTAG
- a CDS encoding WecB/TagA/CpsF family glycosyltransferase, translating to MSSAGERAEIRPADGAPPAGAPRRLHIAGVPVDALTQAEAIAWVLQRARAGGPPAYVVTPNAHHAGLLRDSARFRRAYASAGLSVADGVSLVWASRVLGAPLPARVPGVDLFEAVCEAVAGTGLRVFLLGGRPGAAEGAARALRKSYPGLEVAGTYCPPVGFEADAAESRRVADAVRGAAPHVLFVALGAPKQEVWLQDHLAELGVPVGVGVGAAFDFVSGQVRRAPRWMRRVGLEWLFRVMVEPRRLWKRYAVYNTRLVALVFRQRLGGGVRANRSG from the coding sequence ATGTCTTCGGCGGGCGAGCGGGCGGAAATCCGCCCGGCGGACGGCGCGCCTCCCGCCGGGGCGCCGCGCCGGCTTCACATCGCCGGTGTGCCCGTCGACGCGCTCACCCAGGCCGAGGCCATCGCCTGGGTCCTCCAGCGCGCCCGCGCGGGAGGGCCGCCCGCCTACGTGGTGACCCCCAACGCCCACCACGCGGGGCTCCTCCGCGACTCCGCGCGCTTCCGGCGGGCCTACGCCTCGGCGGGGCTGTCCGTGGCCGACGGCGTGTCGCTGGTGTGGGCGTCCCGGGTGCTCGGCGCTCCCCTTCCCGCCCGGGTGCCGGGCGTGGACCTGTTCGAGGCCGTCTGTGAAGCGGTCGCGGGAACGGGGCTCCGCGTGTTCCTGCTGGGCGGCCGGCCGGGCGCGGCCGAGGGGGCGGCGCGCGCGCTCCGGAAATCGTATCCGGGGCTGGAGGTGGCGGGCACGTACTGCCCTCCCGTGGGGTTCGAGGCCGACGCCGCGGAATCGCGGCGAGTGGCCGACGCGGTGCGGGGCGCGGCGCCGCACGTGCTGTTCGTGGCCCTTGGCGCGCCGAAGCAGGAAGTGTGGCTCCAGGACCACCTCGCGGAGTTGGGCGTTCCCGTGGGCGTAGGGGTGGGCGCCGCATTCGACTTCGTGTCGGGGCAGGTGCGCCGCGCTCCCCGGTGGATGCGGCGGGTGGGGCTGGAGTGGCTGTTCCGGGTGATGGTGGAGCCGCGCCGCCTGTGGAAGCGCTACGCCGTCTACAACACACGACTGGTCGCACTCGTCTTCCGCCAGCGGCTGGGCGGCGGCGTGCGCGCGAATCGGAGCGGATGA
- a CDS encoding glycosyltransferase family 2 protein produces the protein MNGPGSPGGTGAPPEFSVLVAAYNQAEWVVDTLDSVAAQAFGDWELVVVDDGSTDGTAEAVRGWMDRLRAARPAVRAVLSSIPNAGQSGAMEHGFGLCRGRWIALLDSDDRWVPEKLARVAQAAAADPAAGMIVHTMYVIDEHGRRTGDVRPRRAALSEGDLRDQIRRTTRHVAPATSAVAIRADVFAGLLPMPTKGFRTAADAYLTMGASLLAPVKAVHEPLAEYRMHPDGNHIRTMLSPDGVRRWVELQSVMARHFGLTGVADRNSYFLRHVFALQKFEGGVGGQVATFGRLARATWTDAAFGPGEKLVFSAFWTACLLAPRPVFRRLWRAFQLKQTGFDKIGLRSTADSAI, from the coding sequence ATGAACGGGCCAGGCTCGCCGGGCGGCACCGGGGCCCCGCCGGAGTTCTCGGTGCTGGTCGCCGCCTACAACCAGGCCGAGTGGGTGGTCGACACCCTCGACAGCGTGGCGGCCCAGGCGTTCGGAGACTGGGAGCTCGTGGTGGTGGACGATGGCTCCACCGACGGCACCGCCGAAGCCGTGCGGGGGTGGATGGACCGGCTGCGCGCCGCGCGCCCCGCGGTGAGGGCCGTCCTGTCCTCCATCCCCAACGCCGGTCAGTCGGGCGCCATGGAGCACGGGTTCGGGCTGTGCCGGGGGCGGTGGATCGCGCTGCTGGATTCGGACGACCGCTGGGTCCCGGAAAAGCTGGCGCGCGTGGCCCAGGCCGCGGCGGCCGATCCCGCCGCGGGGATGATCGTGCACACCATGTACGTGATCGACGAGCACGGCCGCCGCACCGGCGACGTCCGGCCCCGGCGCGCGGCCCTTTCCGAGGGCGACCTCCGCGACCAGATCCGCCGCACCACGCGCCACGTGGCGCCGGCAACGTCGGCCGTCGCCATCCGCGCCGACGTGTTCGCCGGGCTGCTGCCCATGCCCACCAAGGGCTTCCGCACCGCGGCCGACGCCTACCTGACCATGGGTGCCTCGCTGCTGGCTCCCGTGAAGGCCGTGCACGAGCCCCTGGCCGAGTACCGCATGCACCCCGACGGCAACCACATCCGCACCATGCTCTCGCCCGACGGCGTGCGCCGCTGGGTGGAGCTGCAGTCGGTGATGGCCCGGCACTTCGGGCTGACGGGGGTGGCCGACCGCAACTCGTACTTCCTGCGCCACGTGTTCGCGCTGCAGAAGTTCGAGGGCGGGGTGGGCGGCCAGGTGGCCACCTTCGGGCGGCTGGCCCGGGCCACGTGGACCGACGCGGCCTTCGGGCCGGGAGAAAAGCTGGTCTTTTCCGCGTTCTGGACGGCGTGCCTGCTCGCGCCGCGGCCCGTGTTCCGCCGGCTGTGGCGCGCGTTCCAGCTGAAGCAGACCGGCTTCGACAAGATCGGCCTGCGGTCCACGGCCGACAGCGCCATCTGA
- a CDS encoding O-antigen ligase has translation MATELLAAPGTATLPRPAFSARRRPPRQAALESAFATAYRGAETAFAVVAVYLMSHAVVLLVLEGSGSDAVGGAYEGNYVLRTMFASIHAVSLGLVAVRWRASLAAIARRPSVLALMALALASTAWSAAPDLTLRRSLALLGTTAFGVFLAARFEPRELLRVLGAALALLAVSSLAFALALPRLGVNHGIHAGAWQGVYTHKNILGKVMALGAMVFLLLRADLPRSRRWIGTSGVALCLFLLLMSTSKTALSVLVALFASAALFRLLRQRMDVAIMVFVGAVLVGGSAAALLATNWEASLAVLGKDPSLTGRVPMWEVLVRAIGREPWLGYGYNAFWLGDAGPSAQPLKEIGWETPTAHNGFLEVLLQLGITGLALFLVGYLSAFRQALGALRRTVTPDGLWPVLILTMTLLYNVSESVLLEKNNLNWALYVAAVCSPLLARPAAPGRGGWLRRPRAAPAGRPR, from the coding sequence ATGGCGACTGAGCTCCTGGCGGCCCCCGGGACCGCCACGCTTCCCCGCCCCGCCTTTTCCGCGCGGCGCCGCCCGCCCCGGCAGGCGGCGCTGGAAAGCGCGTTCGCCACGGCGTACCGGGGCGCGGAAACGGCGTTCGCGGTGGTGGCGGTGTACCTGATGTCGCACGCGGTGGTGCTGCTGGTGCTCGAGGGAAGCGGCAGCGACGCCGTCGGGGGCGCCTACGAGGGCAACTACGTGCTGCGCACCATGTTCGCCAGCATCCACGCCGTGAGCCTGGGGCTGGTGGCGGTGCGCTGGCGGGCGTCGCTGGCCGCCATCGCCCGCCGGCCCAGCGTGCTGGCCCTCATGGCGCTGGCGCTGGCTTCCACCGCCTGGTCGGCCGCGCCGGACCTTACGCTGCGGCGTTCGCTCGCGCTGCTGGGCACCACCGCGTTCGGCGTGTTCCTCGCCGCGCGCTTCGAGCCGCGGGAGCTGCTGCGGGTGCTGGGCGCGGCCCTGGCGCTGCTGGCGGTGAGCTCGCTGGCCTTCGCCCTGGCCCTTCCCCGCCTGGGCGTCAACCACGGCATCCACGCGGGCGCCTGGCAGGGGGTGTACACGCACAAGAACATCCTGGGCAAGGTGATGGCCCTGGGGGCGATGGTGTTCCTGCTCCTGCGCGCCGACCTTCCGCGTTCGCGGCGGTGGATCGGCACCTCGGGGGTGGCGCTGTGCCTGTTCCTGCTGCTGATGTCCACCTCCAAGACGGCGCTGAGCGTGCTGGTGGCGCTCTTTGCCTCGGCCGCGCTCTTCCGCCTGCTCCGCCAGCGCATGGACGTGGCGATCATGGTGTTCGTGGGCGCCGTGCTGGTGGGCGGCAGCGCCGCGGCGCTGCTCGCCACCAACTGGGAGGCCTCCCTGGCCGTGCTCGGCAAGGACCCGTCGCTCACCGGCCGCGTGCCCATGTGGGAGGTGCTGGTGCGCGCCATCGGCAGAGAGCCCTGGCTGGGATACGGATACAACGCCTTCTGGCTGGGCGACGCGGGCCCGTCTGCCCAGCCGCTGAAGGAGATCGGCTGGGAAACGCCCACGGCCCACAACGGCTTCCTCGAAGTGCTCCTGCAGCTGGGCATCACCGGGCTGGCCCTGTTCCTGGTGGGGTACCTGTCGGCGTTCCGGCAGGCGCTGGGCGCCCTGCGCCGCACGGTCACCCCCGACGGCCTGTGGCCGGTGCTCATCCTTACCATGACCCTGCTCTACAACGTCAGCGAGTCGGTGCTCCTGGAAAAGAACAACCTGAACTGGGCCCTGTACGTCGCCGCCGTCTGCTCGCCCCTGCTGGCCCGTCCGGCGGCGCCCGGGCGCGGCGGCTGGCTGCGCCGGCCGCGGGCGGCACCCGCCGGGAGGCCGCGATGA
- a CDS encoding glycosyltransferase family 2 protein has protein sequence MKVAVCAVTYLRPRGLARLLEGLCTLRFEGAPPELEIVVVDNDPARSAEAVCDEWSDRLPWPLRYRHEERRGVSHARNAAVAAAREAGADMMAFIDDDEVPLPGWLSELLRVQAQHGADVVAGPVLPVFEGEVPDWVKRGGFFEAPRLPTGAHKGDPGAGNVLIRMAVLRDMPEPFDPRFTLSGGEDTHLFLRLARAGAVMVWADEAVAHEWTPATRTRARWILQRVYRTANTWSVCERELQPTLGAAVVRAGKGVARIGLGLATLPVALVRGRAGVVRSLWYVCWGAGNLTGLTRLRFQEYRTIHGD, from the coding sequence ATGAAGGTGGCCGTGTGCGCGGTGACCTACCTGCGGCCCCGCGGCCTGGCGCGGCTGCTCGAAGGACTGTGCACCCTGCGTTTCGAGGGGGCGCCGCCGGAGCTGGAGATCGTCGTGGTGGACAACGACCCCGCGCGCTCGGCCGAGGCCGTCTGCGACGAGTGGTCGGACCGGCTGCCCTGGCCCCTGCGCTACCGGCACGAGGAGCGCCGCGGCGTGTCGCACGCGCGCAACGCGGCCGTGGCCGCCGCGCGCGAGGCCGGGGCAGACATGATGGCCTTCATCGACGACGACGAGGTGCCCCTGCCCGGCTGGCTGAGCGAGCTGCTCCGGGTGCAGGCCCAGCACGGGGCCGACGTGGTGGCGGGCCCCGTGCTGCCGGTGTTCGAGGGCGAGGTGCCCGACTGGGTGAAGCGCGGCGGCTTCTTCGAGGCGCCGCGGCTCCCCACCGGGGCCCACAAGGGCGACCCGGGCGCCGGCAACGTGCTGATCCGCATGGCCGTGCTCAGGGACATGCCCGAGCCCTTCGACCCCCGGTTCACGCTCAGCGGGGGCGAGGATACCCACCTGTTCCTGCGGCTGGCGCGTGCGGGGGCGGTGATGGTGTGGGCCGACGAAGCCGTGGCGCACGAGTGGACGCCCGCCACGCGCACCCGCGCCCGCTGGATCCTCCAGCGCGTGTACCGCACGGCGAACACGTGGAGCGTCTGCGAGCGCGAGCTCCAACCCACGCTGGGCGCGGCGGTCGTGCGCGCGGGCAAGGGCGTCGCGCGGATCGGCCTGGGGCTGGCCACCCTGCCGGTGGCCCTCGTGCGCGGCCGCGCCGGCGTGGTGCGCTCGCTGTGGTACGTGTGCTGGGGGGCGGGAAACCTCACGGGGCTCACGCGGCTCCGCTTCCAGGAGTATCGGACGATCCATGGCGACTGA
- a CDS encoding glycosyltransferase family 2 protein, whose product MQTSPPGDGTTELVSVVVPCHNAAPFVAETLESVLAQTYPSVEAVVVDDASTDGSWEVVKRFTDRWPDRVRALRLESNRGGGFARNRGAELARGGFLMFLDADDYVAPGAMAALVPAVRSQPGALAAGESCKVELDAAGRWTEAGRNARLPSPDPDAALRGWLEGSAWVPTCALLWRRDVYESTGGWDESVARNQDGDIAMRALVNGARIVRVPEMVGFYRMHGSARMSVSRNFVHADKLSSQLKVIDRIDSILLAQGRRDDFAQALAADYESVALQAFQNTHWQLGRECLARARRLGGRGMQSATRHGRALERVLGMEGKERLTQALARAGLMSAGRRTMVGLRVRAAADGTP is encoded by the coding sequence ATGCAGACGAGCCCCCCGGGCGACGGGACGACGGAGCTGGTTTCGGTGGTGGTCCCTTGCCACAACGCCGCGCCCTTCGTGGCCGAGACGCTGGAATCCGTCCTGGCCCAGACCTACCCGTCCGTGGAAGCCGTGGTGGTGGACGACGCCTCGACCGACGGGAGCTGGGAGGTGGTGAAGCGCTTCACCGACCGCTGGCCGGACCGCGTGCGGGCGCTGCGGCTGGAAAGCAACCGGGGAGGCGGCTTCGCGCGGAACCGCGGCGCCGAGCTGGCGCGGGGCGGCTTTCTGATGTTCCTGGACGCCGACGACTACGTGGCGCCCGGCGCGATGGCGGCGCTGGTGCCGGCCGTGCGATCGCAGCCTGGCGCGCTGGCGGCCGGCGAGTCGTGCAAGGTCGAGCTCGACGCCGCCGGCCGCTGGACGGAGGCCGGGCGAAACGCCCGCCTCCCCAGTCCCGATCCCGACGCGGCCCTGCGGGGCTGGCTGGAAGGCTCGGCGTGGGTGCCCACCTGCGCGCTGCTCTGGCGCCGCGACGTGTACGAATCCACCGGCGGCTGGGACGAATCGGTGGCACGCAACCAGGACGGCGACATCGCCATGCGTGCCCTGGTGAACGGCGCGCGCATCGTCCGTGTTCCCGAGATGGTGGGGTTCTACCGGATGCACGGCTCCGCGCGGATGTCGGTGAGCCGCAACTTCGTGCACGCCGACAAGCTGAGCTCGCAGCTGAAGGTCATCGACCGCATCGACTCCATCCTCCTCGCCCAAGGACGGCGCGACGACTTTGCGCAGGCACTGGCGGCGGACTACGAGAGCGTGGCCCTGCAGGCGTTCCAGAACACGCACTGGCAGCTCGGGCGCGAGTGCCTGGCCCGCGCCCGGCGGCTGGGAGGACGGGGCATGCAGTCGGCCACGCGCCATGGCCGCGCGCTGGAACGGGTCCTGGGGATGGAGGGAAAGGAGCGCCTGACGCAGGCCCTGGCGCGCGCCGGCCTGATGTCGGCGGGGCGCCGCACCATGGTGGGGCTGCGGGTTCGCGCGGCGGCGGACGGCACGCCATGA
- a CDS encoding lipopolysaccharide biosynthesis protein, translating into MTEPPLPGRTLGARTLSAAQWRLGTSLVQGFLQFATGVLLARLLPPRDFGLVALALVVTGLATLVADLGLGPAIVQRRDLTGRHLRTAFTASLLFGLAITALVALLAPLAGVLLASPQLPAVLAVLSLLFVMGAFGVVPRALLQRDMRAVPLFTVSVVSYLVGYAVAVTALALAGFGVWSLVWGSLIQTGLESAMALAIVRPPVRPLLGRAELRDLLGYGAKASLNAVVNYFARNGDNAIVGRVLGPGALGLYNRAYGLMLLPLTHLGGATNAVLFPALAEVQSDLPRVRRGYLLAVQFTALVAAPVMAGMAVAAPHMVAALYGPRWEGMVPALQVLCAAGLFRAVYHLAGAVTSACGRLGEETRRQFVYAALVAAGGIAGTRWGVTGVAVGISIGIAYMYVAMSGLALRITGGTWGEFLGVQAPGVALGAVVGAAALGVRLALEALGAGHGAVFLGVLAACAAALPAGLYLLPARVRPAALFDRLAPNVGRLPRPLQFAMVRVLRLSPEGGRLP; encoded by the coding sequence GTGACCGAACCGCCCCTTCCGGGGCGCACACTGGGCGCCCGAACTCTTTCGGCCGCCCAGTGGCGTCTTGGCACCTCCCTCGTGCAGGGCTTTCTCCAGTTCGCCACCGGCGTGCTGCTGGCCCGCCTGCTCCCGCCCCGCGACTTCGGCCTGGTGGCCCTGGCGCTGGTGGTCACCGGCCTGGCCACGCTGGTGGCCGACCTGGGGCTGGGGCCGGCCATCGTGCAGCGGCGCGACCTGACCGGGCGCCACCTTCGCACCGCCTTCACCGCATCGCTCCTCTTTGGGCTGGCCATCACCGCCCTGGTGGCCCTGCTGGCCCCGCTCGCGGGCGTGCTGCTGGCGAGCCCGCAGCTTCCCGCCGTGCTGGCCGTGCTGTCGCTGCTGTTCGTGATGGGCGCGTTCGGCGTGGTGCCCCGGGCCCTGCTTCAGCGCGACATGCGGGCCGTGCCCCTCTTCACCGTCAGCGTGGTGAGCTACCTGGTGGGCTACGCCGTCGCCGTCACCGCCCTGGCGCTGGCGGGCTTCGGCGTGTGGAGCCTGGTGTGGGGATCGCTGATCCAGACGGGGCTGGAAAGCGCGATGGCGCTGGCCATCGTCCGCCCCCCCGTTCGCCCGCTGCTGGGCCGCGCCGAGCTGCGCGACCTGCTGGGGTACGGGGCGAAGGCCAGCCTGAACGCCGTGGTCAACTACTTCGCCCGCAACGGCGACAACGCCATCGTGGGGCGCGTGCTGGGCCCCGGGGCGCTGGGCCTGTACAACCGCGCCTACGGGCTGATGCTGCTGCCGCTCACGCACCTGGGGGGGGCCACCAACGCCGTGCTCTTTCCCGCCCTGGCCGAGGTGCAGTCGGACCTGCCCCGCGTCAGGCGGGGCTACCTGCTCGCCGTGCAGTTCACCGCGCTCGTCGCCGCGCCGGTGATGGCGGGGATGGCCGTCGCGGCGCCGCACATGGTCGCGGCGCTCTACGGCCCGCGGTGGGAGGGGATGGTTCCGGCGCTGCAGGTGCTGTGCGCGGCGGGGCTGTTCCGCGCCGTCTACCACCTGGCGGGGGCGGTGACCTCGGCCTGCGGCCGGCTGGGCGAGGAGACGCGGCGGCAGTTCGTCTACGCCGCGCTGGTGGCGGCCGGGGGCATCGCGGGAACGCGCTGGGGGGTGACCGGCGTGGCCGTGGGCATCAGCATCGGGATCGCCTACATGTACGTGGCCATGTCGGGGCTGGCCCTGCGCATCACCGGCGGCACCTGGGGGGAGTTCCTGGGGGTGCAGGCGCCCGGGGTGGCGCTGGGCGCCGTGGTCGGCGCGGCGGCGCTGGGGGTACGCCTGGCGCTGGAAGCGCTGGGCGCGGGGCACGGCGCCGTCTTCCTGGGGGTGCTGGCGGCGTGTGCGGCGGCGCTCCCCGCGGGGCTGTACCTGCTTCCGGCGCGCGTGCGGCCCGCCGCCCTGTTCGACCGGCTGGCCCCCAACGTGGGCCGCCTTCCCCGCCCGCTGCAGTTCGCCATGGTGCGCGTGCTGCGGCTTTCGCCGGAGGGCGGGCGCCTGCCCTGA
- a CDS encoding sugar transferase: MQRSIIALEGTTLRGSPEIGPPREVPREAPAVPVIHEPASVPVPPTLTVSAAPTMLPSRAPALPTEVQRTVDTFVCVGLLLAVWIGTALGTMPGGLNEVLKLQITIRHALLAGLFALLWPRLFSMAGVYDAHVAPNRRHAILRIVAATGLGSFIAMSFVMPTLAGPYRIPAAAAFWFASAAIAVAVRVPVWALANSAARTHVPRRVLIIGSGPRARRLRDEILSRKDGGVELLGWVDSDDHALAARMDLPKVCSLDGLEDWLMHHVVDEALIALPVKSCYAEIQRSIEVCARVGVESKYLADAFQVSVARPRLEHDRALPFLTMKTFCDDHRVLIKRAVDIVGAAMGMLALSPFLIGIALAIKLTSRGPVLFAQERYGQNKRRFKMYKFRTMVPNAEALIAHLEDKNEAIGPIFKIKDDPRVTSVGRWLRKTSLDELPQLWNVLMGEMSLVGPRPMAVRDVQLFDQAWFMRRFSAPPGMTGLWQVSGRSNLGFDDWVTLDLKYIDEWSMTMDLKILALTLPTVLRGTGAA; this comes from the coding sequence ATGCAGCGTAGCATCATCGCCCTCGAGGGCACCACCCTCCGGGGATCGCCCGAAATCGGCCCCCCGCGTGAAGTTCCGCGCGAAGCCCCGGCCGTTCCCGTCATCCACGAGCCCGCGTCGGTGCCCGTGCCGCCCACGCTCACGGTGTCGGCGGCGCCCACGATGCTGCCCTCGCGCGCTCCCGCGCTTCCCACCGAAGTGCAGCGGACGGTGGACACCTTCGTGTGCGTGGGGCTGCTGCTGGCGGTGTGGATCGGCACGGCGCTGGGCACCATGCCCGGCGGGCTGAACGAGGTGCTCAAGCTTCAGATCACCATCCGCCATGCGCTGCTGGCCGGGCTGTTCGCCCTGCTGTGGCCGCGGCTGTTCTCCATGGCCGGCGTGTACGACGCGCACGTGGCGCCCAACCGCCGGCACGCCATCCTCCGCATCGTGGCCGCCACGGGGCTGGGCAGCTTCATCGCCATGAGCTTCGTGATGCCCACGCTGGCGGGGCCGTACCGCATTCCCGCCGCGGCCGCGTTCTGGTTCGCCTCGGCCGCCATCGCCGTGGCCGTGCGCGTGCCGGTGTGGGCGCTGGCCAACTCGGCGGCGCGCACGCACGTGCCCCGGCGCGTGCTGATCATCGGCAGCGGGCCGCGCGCCCGGCGCCTGCGCGACGAGATCCTGTCGCGCAAGGACGGCGGGGTGGAGCTGCTGGGATGGGTGGATTCCGACGACCACGCGCTGGCCGCCCGGATGGACCTGCCCAAGGTGTGCAGCCTGGACGGCCTGGAAGACTGGCTGATGCACCACGTGGTCGACGAGGCGCTGATCGCCCTTCCCGTGAAGTCGTGCTACGCCGAGATCCAGCGCTCCATCGAGGTGTGCGCGCGGGTGGGCGTGGAAAGCAAGTACCTGGCGGACGCCTTCCAGGTGTCGGTGGCCCGGCCGCGGCTGGAGCACGACCGGGCGCTCCCCTTCCTGACCATGAAGACCTTCTGCGACGACCACCGCGTGCTCATCAAGCGGGCGGTGGACATCGTGGGGGCGGCCATGGGGATGCTGGCGCTGTCGCCCTTCCTGATCGGCATCGCGCTGGCCATCAAGCTCACCAGCCGCGGGCCGGTGCTGTTCGCGCAGGAGCGCTACGGGCAGAACAAGCGCCGCTTCAAGATGTACAAGTTCCGCACGATGGTGCCCAACGCCGAGGCGCTGATCGCGCACCTGGAAGACAAGAACGAGGCGATCGGCCCGATCTTCAAGATCAAGGACGACCCGCGCGTCACCTCGGTGGGCCGCTGGCTGCGCAAGACCTCGCTCGACGAGCTTCCGCAGCTGTGGAACGTGCTGATGGGCGAGATGTCGCTGGTGGGGCCCCGCCCCATGGCCGTGCGCGACGTGCAGCTGTTCGACCAGGCGTGGTTCATGCGCCGGTTCAGCGCGCCCCCGGGAATGACCGGGCTGTGGCAGGTCAGCGGGCGCAGCAACCTGGGCTTCGACGACTGGGTGACGCTGGACCTCAAGTACATCGACGAGTGGTCGATGACCATGGACCTGAAGATCCTGGCCCTCACGCTGCCCACCGTGCTCCGCGGCACCGGCGCCGCGTGA